Proteins co-encoded in one Papaver somniferum cultivar HN1 chromosome 5, ASM357369v1, whole genome shotgun sequence genomic window:
- the LOC113280255 gene encoding uncharacterized protein LOC113280255 codes for MESILDTSSDSDEEEKALLMFTQLCLDERLRIIRQPVPREVHTRSVITRDRVWHDAKMMNDYFTPGTGYTSRQFKQRLGMREDLFEKLLGKFLEVDPEWHQRPDAIGTTGHSPHMKLVAVMKCLCKSTPTDRVDDYTRVGATTIHKYLKRFCHTVCMTFGERYLREPTPEDVQRYLDENVDRGFPGMLGSVDCMQWPWKNCLVAWKGTYRGKDKKSSLVLEAVASYNLWFWHAFFGMPGQTTI; via the coding sequence ATGGAATCTATTTTGGATACCTCTAGtgatagtgatgaagaagagaaagcttTACTAATGTTTACACAACTATGTTTGGATGAACGATTGCGTATAATTAGACAACCTGTACCAAGGGAGGTACATACACGTAGTGTAATAACGCGTGATCGAGTGTGGCATGATGCcaaaatgatgaatgattattttacgCCTGGAACTGGTTATACCTCTAGACAATTCAAACAACGTCTAGGCATGAGGGAAGACTTATTCGAgaaattgttaggaaaatttcttgaagTTGATCCGGAGTGGCATCAACGTCCGGATGCAATTGGTACTACGGGGCATTCTCCGCATATGAAATTAGTTGCGgtgatgaaatgtttatgcaaaaGTACGCCAACTGATCGTGTTGATGATTACACCCGTGTGGGTGCCACCACAATACACAAGTATCTAAAAAGATTTTGCCACACCGTTTGCATGACTTTTGGAGAAAGATATTTGCGTGAACCCACTCCTGAAGATGTTCAGAGGTATCTAGATGAGAATGTGGACCGAGGTTTTCCTGGAATGCTTGgtagtgttgattgtatgcaATGGCCATGGAAGAATTGCCTGGTAGCTTGGAAAGGAACTTACCGGGGTAAAGATAAAAAGAGTAGCTTGGTATTAGAGGCGGTGGCATCATACAATttgtggttttggcatgctttttttggaatGCCTGGTCAAACAACGATCTGA
- the LOC113278294 gene encoding cysteine-rich repeat secretory protein 55-like → MASFFSYHLIFIISLVLTFTYVNAEDPWWSFCNDNKKINSTRISSNIDHILPNLVSHTSVQGYTFLSSGSGNDRVYGLAQCRGDVLNTKECSKCIEKASIQIQKTCPNQADARILYEFCFLRYDTQKFVGELDTSGGLIYFNVENVTEDSAVFEKILGDLTDKATREALDRRNPIGFGKGQIKLSPFETLYTLVQCTRDLSKLACSQCLATAVGNYAGYCKDKKGCRAIYSSCFIRYELYPIFYPVSSVNTTGQNVYSRHLLYP, encoded by the coding sequence ATGGCATCATTCTTTTCATATCATCTCATCTTCATCATTTCACTTGTTCTCACTTTTACTTACGTCAATGCAGAAGATCCTTGGTGGAGCTTCTGCAATGACAACAAGAAAATAAACAGTACAAGAATCTCATCCAACATTGATCATATACTACCCAACTTAGTCTCTCATACTTCAGTTCAAGGTTACACCTTTCTCTCATCCGGTTCAGGAAATGACCGTGTTTACGGTCTCGCACAGTGCCGAGGAGATGTTTTGAACACTAAAGAATGCTCCAAGTGTATCGAAAAAGCTTCAATCCAAATCCAAAAAACTTGTCCCAACCAAGCTGATGCAAGAATTTTGTACGAATTTTGTTTCTTACGATACGATACTCAGAAATTTGTAGGAGAATTAGATACTTCTGGTGGTTTGATTTACTTTAACGTCGAAAACGTTACGGAAGACTCTGCTGTTTTTGAAAAGATACTTGGAGATTTAACGGATAAAGCTACCAGAGAAGCTTTGGATCGTAGAAACCCGATTGGATTTGGCAAGGGGCAAATTAAGTTATCGCCATTTGAGACATTATACACTCTGGTACAATGTACAAGAGACTTGTCTAAATTAGCTTGTTCGCAATGTCTAGCAACTGCTGTTGGAAATTATGCTGGGTACTGCAAGGATAAGAAAGGATGTCGCGCTATATATAGTAGTTGTTTTATACGGTACGAGCTGTATCCGATCTTTTACCCAGTTAGTTCCGTCAATACTACCGGTCAAAATGTCTATTCAAGACACCTGTTGTACCCATAG